A stretch of the Bacillus sp. FJAT-18017 genome encodes the following:
- a CDS encoding MerR family transcriptional regulator, whose translation MGTGAFSYKDKKVISIGVVKELTGLSERQIRYYEERKLIFPDRTSGGSRKYSFSDVELLVEIAEKIEDGVQTYEIRQEIKRKKADSEKNIRRKMIQGQINAHFGLKNNQ comes from the coding sequence GTGGGGACTGGAGCGTTTTCCTACAAGGATAAAAAGGTTATTTCCATCGGAGTGGTCAAGGAATTAACAGGGCTTTCCGAACGGCAAATTCGTTATTACGAAGAAAGAAAGCTTATTTTTCCGGATCGGACTTCTGGAGGAAGCCGAAAATACTCCTTCTCCGATGTGGAATTGCTTGTAGAAATTGCTGAAAAAATCGAAGACGGCGTGCAAACTTATGAAATACGCCAGGAAATAAAACGAAAGAAAGCGGATTCCGAAAAGAATATACGCAGGAAAATGATTCAAGGCCAGATTAATGCACATTTTGGATTAAAAAATAACCAATAA
- a CDS encoding ammonium transporter, with amino-acid sequence MDLLFLINSLWVMVGAVLVILMLGGFILLETGSTRMKNAGHIAGKTILTFGISSLAFWVIGYGLIFGEGNAFVGFSDFFYSGYDIKGINLSGPVFFLFQLAFAGISLTIAFGGFAERAKLSVYLVFALLFSILVYPVIAHWIWGGGWLAEHGKQDFAGSTVVHLTGAMAALAGTILLKPRIGKYNKDGSSNNIEGHNQVFTAFSVLLLWVGWFGFNAGSTVSVDAGFFGFVALNTNLAAAAGVVAALIISWVVTGKADVPMMLNGALAGLVAITASCAFVDTWAAVVIGFIAGILVFYSIRFFEYRKIDDPIFALSVHGASGVWGTLSTGFFATEELASVGRPGLLYGGGLEQLGVQALGVLASGSFAFAVSFAILYVMKLAMKGLRVTEEEEIIGLDISEHGSYGYPELLKAETKQEDAIFNQKKHAATGTFASQE; translated from the coding sequence ATGGATCTATTATTTTTAATCAATAGCTTGTGGGTTATGGTAGGCGCTGTTTTGGTCATTTTGATGCTTGGCGGTTTCATCCTCCTTGAGACTGGTTCAACCCGGATGAAGAACGCTGGCCATATTGCCGGAAAAACAATTTTAACATTCGGTATTTCCTCGCTTGCATTCTGGGTGATAGGCTATGGACTTATTTTTGGTGAAGGTAATGCATTTGTTGGATTTTCGGATTTTTTCTATTCTGGTTATGATATTAAAGGCATTAACCTTTCGGGTCCTGTTTTCTTTTTATTTCAGCTAGCCTTTGCCGGTATTTCATTAACAATCGCTTTCGGCGGCTTTGCTGAACGGGCAAAATTATCTGTTTATCTTGTTTTCGCTCTCCTTTTTTCAATTCTAGTTTACCCTGTTATCGCCCACTGGATTTGGGGCGGGGGCTGGCTTGCCGAACACGGCAAGCAGGATTTTGCAGGTTCTACGGTTGTTCATCTGACAGGTGCAATGGCTGCCCTTGCCGGAACAATCTTGCTAAAACCCAGAATTGGAAAGTACAACAAAGATGGCTCCTCCAATAACATTGAGGGACATAATCAGGTGTTTACCGCCTTTAGCGTCCTCCTCCTTTGGGTAGGCTGGTTCGGCTTTAATGCAGGCAGCACGGTTTCCGTTGATGCCGGGTTCTTTGGGTTTGTTGCACTCAATACAAATCTGGCAGCTGCCGCAGGTGTTGTCGCGGCTCTCATAATCTCCTGGGTGGTCACCGGCAAAGCTGATGTGCCAATGATGTTGAACGGAGCATTGGCTGGACTTGTAGCTATAACAGCATCGTGTGCATTCGTTGATACATGGGCAGCAGTGGTAATTGGCTTTATCGCAGGTATTCTTGTATTCTATAGCATCCGTTTCTTTGAATACAGAAAAATTGATGATCCCATTTTTGCCCTTTCTGTCCATGGGGCTTCAGGAGTTTGGGGAACTCTTTCAACTGGATTTTTTGCAACCGAAGAACTTGCGAGCGTCGGCAGACCCGGCCTCTTATATGGTGGAGGCCTTGAACAGCTTGGCGTTCAGGCACTTGGTGTTCTCGCCTCTGGCTCATTTGCCTTCGCCGTTTCTTTCGCGATACTTTACGTTATGAAACTGGCGATGAAAGGCCTGCGTGTAACGGAGGAGGAAGAAATTATCGGTCTCGATATAAGTGAACATGGAAGCTATGGTTATCCAGAGCTTCTGAAAGCCGAAACGAAGCAGGAAGATGCGATTTTTAATCAAAAAAAACATGCCGCAACAGGAACTTTTGCTTCCCAGGAGTGA
- the brnQ gene encoding branched-chain amino acid transport system II carrier protein gives MKKFDTLFIGFMLFSMFFGAGNLIFPPFLGALSGTSYWLAMAGFVLTAVGLPLLVILAVARVKGGAAEMGNRVHPVFSAVFIAVVYLSIGPFLAIPRNASVAFEMGVLPFAPDTMNQTVALFVYSALFFLVAFFTALNQDKMQKYMGRWITPVLLVSIVVLCVVGFVKLDGSLLAPSGGYDTGAFFKGFLEGYNTMDALASLTFGIVIITAVKQHGVKDEKQLTSYLMKAAVIAGSLLALVYVSIGWVGARMGESGPFESGAELLATASTLILGKPGTALLGLIFTLACFTTVVGLTSACGEYFSKVIPKASYKAVVTAITLIGFILSNAGLAQILKVSVPFLVTAYPLTIVLVTLSFFHRYFRNPRMVYGTSMLLTGVFAAISGLTTFGLDLGPLVTFRNALPFASAGMDWVVPAIVGALIGLAFSGKKEPATLPQNLKTS, from the coding sequence ATGAAAAAGTTTGACACGTTGTTTATTGGCTTTATGTTGTTTTCTATGTTTTTTGGAGCAGGCAATCTAATTTTCCCTCCTTTCCTTGGGGCTCTTTCCGGTACATCCTACTGGCTTGCGATGGCTGGATTTGTACTTACCGCTGTTGGCCTTCCACTCCTTGTCATCCTTGCAGTTGCACGGGTTAAAGGCGGTGCAGCAGAAATGGGAAATCGTGTTCATCCAGTCTTCAGTGCGGTTTTCATTGCAGTCGTTTATCTTTCTATCGGTCCATTCCTTGCGATTCCGCGAAATGCATCCGTTGCGTTTGAAATGGGCGTTTTGCCGTTCGCACCAGATACAATGAATCAAACAGTCGCTTTATTCGTATACTCGGCATTATTCTTCCTTGTTGCCTTTTTCACTGCATTAAACCAAGACAAGATGCAAAAATATATGGGTCGCTGGATCACTCCCGTATTGCTTGTATCCATCGTCGTCCTTTGTGTAGTAGGCTTCGTCAAGCTCGATGGTTCCCTTCTTGCTCCATCTGGCGGCTATGATACCGGGGCATTTTTCAAAGGCTTCCTTGAAGGGTATAACACAATGGATGCTCTAGCTTCCCTTACCTTCGGGATTGTAATCATCACTGCTGTCAAACAGCATGGTGTGAAAGACGAAAAGCAGCTTACTAGCTATTTGATGAAAGCTGCAGTCATTGCAGGTTCATTGCTTGCTCTGGTATATGTATCGATTGGTTGGGTAGGCGCGAGAATGGGCGAGAGCGGTCCATTCGAATCAGGTGCTGAGCTTCTCGCTACCGCCTCGACTCTAATTTTGGGCAAACCAGGAACAGCACTTCTCGGTTTGATCTTCACCCTAGCCTGCTTCACAACAGTTGTCGGTCTAACTTCGGCCTGTGGTGAGTATTTCTCTAAGGTTATTCCAAAGGCAAGCTACAAAGCTGTCGTTACAGCTATCACCTTGATTGGATTCATCCTTTCCAATGCAGGTCTTGCACAAATTCTGAAGGTATCAGTACCATTTTTGGTTACTGCTTATCCGTTAACTATTGTCCTTGTTACACTAAGCTTCTTCCATCGTTATTTCCGGAATCCACGCATGGTGTACGGAACATCGATGTTACTAACTGGCGTGTTCGCGGCTATTAGCGGGCTTACCACATTCGGCCTTGACCTTGGCCCACTGGTGACTTTTAGGAATGCATTGCCTTTTGCATCAGCTGGTATGGACTGGGTTGTTCCAGCTATTGTTGGCGCTTTGATTGGCCTAGCCTTTAGCGGAAAAAAAGAACCGGCCACTTTGCCGCAAAACCTGAAAACTTCATAA
- a CDS encoding flavodoxin domain-containing protein, whose amino-acid sequence MKTLILYESKHGTVAHAASILAESLNGEVVAVKLSDDNIPPLAGFDAVILGGSIYFGKIQKTMSRYIVKNRQELLRKKLGLFICGAHPDQKEREKELQQAYPKELMIQAAAADILGYQIHIQELNLLEAIIVKSILGLKEDKDGLDRGKIEAFARKMNK is encoded by the coding sequence GTGAAAACATTGATCCTTTATGAATCAAAACATGGAACAGTGGCCCATGCAGCATCGATTCTTGCTGAGAGTCTTAATGGGGAAGTGGTCGCTGTGAAGCTATCAGATGATAATATTCCCCCTTTGGCCGGCTTTGATGCAGTAATTCTGGGCGGATCCATTTACTTTGGAAAAATCCAAAAGACGATGTCCCGTTACATTGTTAAGAACAGGCAAGAGCTTCTGAGAAAAAAGCTTGGCTTATTCATTTGTGGGGCGCATCCAGACCAGAAGGAGCGGGAAAAGGAGCTTCAGCAGGCGTATCCGAAAGAGCTGATGATACAAGCGGCAGCTGCTGATATTTTAGGCTATCAGATCCATATCCAAGAGCTTAACCTCCTTGAGGCTATTATTGTCAAATCAATCTTAGGACTGAAGGAAGATAAAGATGGACTCGATAGGGGAAAAATTGAGGCTTTTGCACGAAAGATGAACAAATAA
- a CDS encoding amino acid permease — protein MDETTNMNSPSNPPGKNEDQLKRGLSNRHIQLIALGGAIGVGLFYGSSSTIELGGPAILLSYAVGGLVIFLIMRALGEMAIANPVSGSFSEYANKYLGRFAGYVTGWTYWFNWVVVGMAEITVVGAYIQYWFPDIPSWVTALVVLALMTAINLINVKAFGEFEFWFAMIKVLAIIGLIVAGLGIILFGFGNGGNPVGFDNLWAHGGFMPEGLTGVVLSLVMVMFSFGGIELIGLTAGEAENPKKTIPSAINNVIWRILIFYIGALGVIMTLYPWNKIGTEGSPFVLIFDKIGMPAAADVINFVVLTAALSAFNSGMYGTGRMLFSLADQGNGPKFFGKLNKHGIPARGILFTSAILLIAVYLNYVVPEKVFSYIMSIATIAAVTSWTIILLTHIKFRKLTGGSKLFRMPFHPASSYLALALLAVVVISMGFIEGTSVALLVAPIWFAIMAAGYFIVKK, from the coding sequence ATGGATGAAACAACAAACATGAATAGCCCTTCAAACCCACCCGGGAAAAATGAGGATCAATTGAAGCGAGGATTAAGTAATCGCCATATTCAGTTGATTGCTCTTGGCGGGGCGATTGGAGTTGGACTTTTCTACGGATCCAGCTCGACAATAGAACTAGGCGGCCCCGCCATCCTGCTATCCTATGCTGTGGGTGGTTTGGTTATCTTTCTGATTATGAGAGCACTGGGGGAAATGGCTATTGCCAATCCTGTTTCAGGCTCATTTAGTGAATATGCTAACAAGTATCTAGGGAGGTTTGCCGGCTACGTTACCGGCTGGACGTACTGGTTCAATTGGGTTGTTGTCGGGATGGCCGAAATTACGGTTGTCGGCGCCTACATCCAGTATTGGTTCCCTGACATTCCATCTTGGGTGACTGCTCTGGTTGTGCTGGCGCTAATGACCGCCATTAATTTAATCAATGTAAAAGCATTTGGAGAATTTGAATTCTGGTTTGCCATGATTAAGGTCCTTGCTATTATCGGCTTAATCGTAGCCGGGCTCGGCATTATCTTGTTTGGTTTTGGTAATGGGGGAAATCCAGTTGGTTTCGATAATCTCTGGGCCCATGGAGGCTTCATGCCCGAAGGTCTAACGGGAGTTGTTCTTTCTCTTGTCATGGTCATGTTCTCATTCGGAGGAATTGAATTGATCGGGCTGACAGCGGGTGAAGCAGAGAATCCGAAGAAGACCATTCCATCAGCTATCAATAACGTTATCTGGAGGATTTTGATTTTTTACATTGGCGCGCTAGGTGTCATCATGACCCTGTATCCATGGAACAAAATTGGTACAGAAGGCAGCCCGTTTGTGCTTATTTTTGATAAAATCGGCATGCCTGCCGCGGCGGATGTCATAAACTTTGTTGTCCTGACGGCCGCTCTTTCGGCGTTCAACAGCGGCATGTATGGGACAGGCAGAATGCTATTCAGCCTTGCGGACCAAGGAAATGGCCCGAAGTTTTTCGGAAAGCTCAATAAACATGGCATTCCGGCAAGAGGAATCTTATTCACGTCAGCGATTCTTCTTATCGCTGTGTACTTGAATTACGTTGTGCCAGAGAAAGTCTTCTCCTACATTATGTCGATTGCGACAATTGCTGCGGTGACAAGTTGGACAATCATTCTCTTGACGCATATAAAATTCCGTAAGTTAACAGGCGGCAGCAAGCTCTTCAGGATGCCTTTCCATCCGGCATCATCTTATCTCGCGCTCGCACTGCTAGCTGTTGTTGTCATTTCAATGGGCTTTATTGAGGGAACTTCTGTGGCCTTGCTGGTTGCACCTATTTGGTTTGCGATTATGGCGGCTGGCTATTTTATAGTGAAAAAATAA
- a CDS encoding CAP domain-containing protein, whose product MSSRNYPHTQPVLIRPAEYQFVRMDDQNRAINQQGQNQQQIPGAMPPVTNQGQLPGAGQQGQGFYPQLGQQQGTAQLPQQQTTNRQQPAAAPGISQMAKQVIDLTNVQRQQNGLPPLQADTQLSGVAQRKSLDMAQYNYFSHTSPTYGSPFDMMRDFGVSYRTAGENIAVGQRSAQEVVQAWMNSEGHRRNILNREFTHIGVGFLQNSNHWTQMFIGK is encoded by the coding sequence ATGTCGAGTAGAAATTACCCTCACACACAACCAGTTTTGATCCGTCCAGCAGAATACCAATTTGTACGGATGGACGATCAAAACCGCGCAATAAACCAACAAGGGCAAAACCAACAGCAAATACCCGGGGCAATGCCTCCGGTAACGAATCAGGGACAGCTGCCAGGTGCCGGACAACAGGGGCAGGGCTTTTACCCACAACTGGGACAGCAACAAGGTACAGCTCAATTACCACAGCAACAAACAACGAATCGCCAGCAGCCTGCTGCAGCACCTGGAATTAGCCAAATGGCCAAACAAGTAATTGACTTAACGAACGTCCAGCGCCAGCAAAATGGGCTCCCGCCATTACAGGCTGATACACAGCTAAGCGGTGTTGCCCAAAGAAAATCTTTAGACATGGCACAATACAATTACTTTTCCCATACAAGCCCAACATATGGGTCACCGTTTGATATGATGCGCGACTTCGGCGTTTCGTACCGGACTGCAGGTGAAAATATCGCTGTAGGACAGCGTTCTGCTCAAGAAGTCGTACAAGCTTGGATGAACTCTGAAGGACACCGCCGAAACATTTTGAACAGGGAATTCACCCATATCGGGGTAGGGTTCCTGCAAAACAGCAACCACTGGACACAAATGTTCATCGGGAAATAA
- a CDS encoding DUF3784 domain-containing protein, whose protein sequence is MWLLFSIQLGTAVLFLFLGWGLRRGAYWLISGFSIRPKEEQTQLIERGYPQRTGSLLIGTAIGMIVLLPLIFTSFPYAIEVNFGFMLVFLLGGFIYLSRYEVPQKRKKSYIISISIGSVTIILIGILMFLGYQDPKLILKEESFEVTGMYGDSWTYAEIEAVSLLDDMPEVTWKVNGFGLETVAKGKFKVTGYGTSLLFIQKGVPPYLHIKTKDEDIFINAQSASKTRAWEKKLTGRIQ, encoded by the coding sequence ATGTGGCTGCTATTTAGTATTCAACTCGGCACTGCCGTTTTGTTCCTTTTTCTTGGATGGGGTTTAAGGCGGGGAGCGTACTGGCTAATATCAGGCTTTTCAATCAGGCCTAAGGAGGAACAAACCCAGCTTATCGAACGGGGCTACCCACAGAGAACAGGCAGCCTGCTAATAGGGACCGCAATCGGAATGATTGTTTTGCTTCCGCTAATTTTTACGTCATTTCCATATGCGATTGAAGTCAATTTTGGCTTCATGCTGGTTTTCCTGCTTGGAGGGTTCATATATCTCTCACGCTACGAGGTCCCACAAAAGCGAAAAAAGAGCTATATTATTAGCATAAGCATTGGATCAGTGACGATTATTTTAATCGGGATACTGATGTTTTTGGGCTATCAGGATCCGAAGCTAATTTTAAAAGAAGAAAGCTTTGAAGTTACTGGAATGTACGGGGATTCATGGACATACGCGGAAATAGAAGCAGTCAGCCTCCTCGATGACATGCCAGAAGTAACCTGGAAGGTGAACGGATTTGGCCTGGAAACCGTTGCAAAAGGAAAATTCAAGGTAACCGGCTATGGGACGAGTCTGCTGTTCATTCAAAAGGGGGTACCTCCTTACCTTCATATAAAAACAAAAGATGAGGATATATTTATTAACGCCCAGAGTGCCTCCAAGACCCGAGCCTGGGAGAAAAAGCTTACAGGCAGGATTCAATGA
- a CDS encoding histidine phosphatase family protein → MTTLGFIRHGSTAWNKEGRIQGSSDIPLDQGGLNEAGLLAERLSSEKWDYLYASPLLRARKTAEVIAGRLGIGEIHFDSRLREVSFGQIEGTIESERVAKWGTEWRNLDLGFEKNEDVLERGFAALADIQGAHPGKNVLIVSHGAFIRRVLLELVPGLEKTARLNNTAVTIVTQSDEIWECGLYNCTKHLR, encoded by the coding sequence ATGACGACACTAGGATTTATCCGGCATGGAAGCACAGCCTGGAATAAGGAAGGCCGGATACAGGGAAGCTCCGATATTCCGCTCGATCAGGGAGGACTTAACGAAGCTGGCCTGCTTGCAGAAAGGCTTTCAAGCGAAAAATGGGATTATCTTTACGCAAGCCCTCTCCTTCGAGCAAGGAAAACAGCTGAAGTGATTGCCGGCAGGCTGGGAATTGGAGAAATCCATTTTGATTCCCGGCTGCGTGAGGTAAGCTTCGGACAGATTGAAGGTACAATTGAATCGGAGAGAGTTGCCAAGTGGGGCACTGAGTGGCGTAACCTCGATTTAGGATTTGAAAAAAATGAGGATGTGCTGGAACGCGGATTTGCCGCATTGGCTGATATACAGGGGGCCCATCCTGGCAAAAATGTACTGATTGTCAGCCATGGTGCATTTATCCGGAGAGTCCTTTTAGAATTGGTGCCTGGCCTGGAAAAGACCGCACGGCTTAATAACACTGCCGTTACGATTGTCACCCAATCAGATGAAATTTGGGAGTGTGGCTTGTATAATTGCACGAAGCACTTGAGATAA